In the Heliangelus exortis chromosome W unlocalized genomic scaffold, bHelExo1.hap1 SUPER_W_unloc_1, whole genome shotgun sequence genome, one interval contains:
- the LOC139790519 gene encoding POTE ankyrin domain family member B-like → MGQKFSRKRRVSRSVSAPGQPCGAAAAGTGAPEPQQQGLGRLHRAAARGHLAWLRRWRRWMEIWGIDRRDRENRTPLHLASANGHTEVVRFLVRHRCRLDAADNFGRTPLMRAVQFHQEACVAFLLEHGADPNLTDTDGHTALHLAIQAHDKNLVRLLLRHFVDHRAKNKEGLTPVALAVSEHQEEIVEILLKAGVDVHARDQHQRTPLMIAASVGQLNLVQVLLSYGANISHEDTDGNTAEDYADLHGYWSLSQYLAKMENTSEAPAGDAQGDNILKILRIPERAGAAGELEAKPDQENRGEAPACDTEDPSIVITAEDTGAAPFLWGAPAVDRGATDDLCEGGSIRSSEEEGNDDTWSDSEESICFSPKVKKEQKPNLLELWNIFLKYGKAGLQAELEALQKEKAEEGHWTSLCGSQEESPVEEEMEENQEQEELNKELWAAIAACVPKYIFNESPDILTGTAENKTGEHSGSAFHTSSPAKTEA, encoded by the exons atgggGCAGAAATTCAGCAGGAAGCGTCGGGTGTCCCGCTCTGTCAGcgctcctgggcagccctgcGGTGCTGCCGCTGCCGGCACCGGCGCCCCTgagcctcagcagcaaggtctgggcAGGCTGCACCGCGCGGCTGCCCGCGGccacctggcctggctgaggcgCTGGCGCCGGTGGATGGAGATTTGGGGCATCGACCGCCGCGACAGggagaatcg gacacctctccaccTGGCGtctgcaaacggccacacagaggtcgtcAGATTTCTAGTAAGGCACCGCTGCCGGTTGGATGCTGCTGACAATTTTGggagaacacccctgatgagg GCAGTACAGTTTCATCAAGAAGCCTGTGTGGCTTTCCTGCTAGAGCACGGTGCCGACCCAAATCTCACCGACACCGATGGCCACACTGCCCTCCATCTGGCCATCCAGGCTCATGATAAAAACCTCGTGAGGCTGTTACTCAGGCATTTTGTTGATCATCgtgccaagaataag GAGGGCTTAACCCCAGTAGCTCTTGCTgtctctgaacatcaggaagaGATAGTGGAAattctcctgaaagcaggagttGACGTGCATGCTCGAGACCAGCATCAAAG aaccccactcatgattgctgcttctgttgggcaGCTGAATTTGGTCCAAGTTCTCCTTTCTTACGGTGCCaatatttcccatgaagacactgATGGGAACACAGCTGAGGATTATGCTGATCTTCATGGGTATTGGAG tctGAGTCAATATCTGGCAAAAATGGAGAACACATcagaagctcctgcaggggatgctCAAGGTGACAACATACTCAAGATACTTCGAATTCCTGAgcgggcaggagctgctggagagctggaagcaaaaCCAGACCAGGAGAACAGAGGAGAAGCTCCTGCATGTGATACAGAAGATCCCAGCATAGTCATCACTGCTGAGGacacaggagctgctccatTTCTGTGGGGTGCAcctgctgtggacagaggag CCACAGATGACCTTTGTGAAGGAGGCTCAATAAG gagttctgaggaggaggggaatgATGATACTTGGAGTGATTCTGAAGAATCCATCTGTTTTAGCCCTAAG gTCAAGAAGGAGCAGAAGCCAAACTTGTTGGAGTTATGGAACATTTTCCTGAAGTACGGGAAAGCTG gtctccaggcagagctggaagctctgcagaaggagaaagctgaggaaggtCACTGGACATCTCTGTGTGGTTCTcag gaagaGTCACCTGTAGAGGAAGAAATGGAGGAGAATCAGGAGCAGGAAGAACTCAATAAAGAATTGTGGGCTGCAATTGCTGCATGTGTCCCcaagtacatttttaatgaaagtcCTGATATTTTGACAGGGACTGCAGAGAACAAGACTG GTGAGCACTCAGGATCTGCTTTCCATAcgtcatcaccagcaaaaacaGAGgcctaa